The Saimiri boliviensis isolate mSaiBol1 chromosome 19, mSaiBol1.pri, whole genome shotgun sequence genome contains the following window.
caCTTAAATTTAAGAGCAGTGAGTGACTTAAAGGAGCTTGTCTAACTCTGGGGTTCTTTTCATAAGTTTGCCTGATGCTGATTcatagtcttaatttttttcttttttttttttttttttgagacagagtctcactctgtcacctaggctggaatgcagtggcaggatcactgctcagtgcagcctccacctgctggtttcaaacaattctcctgcctcagccttccaatgcagtggcacgatcacaggtcactgcagcctgcaccttctgggttcaaacaattctcctgcctcagccttccaagtagctgggaatacaggcatgtggcatcgcacctgactaatttttgtatttttagtagggacggggtttctccatgttggccaggctggtttcaaactcttggccttgaagtgatccactcacctcagcttcccaaagtgctgagattacaggtgtgagctgtggcacacacctgtccgATTCATAGGCACATACCTGTCATtcatagtctttttctttttttttttgttttttttttgagatggagttttgctcttgttgcccaatctggagtgcaatgacacgatctcagctcactgcagtctccacctcccgggttcaagcaattctgcctcatcctcccgagtagctggaattacaggcgtgcaccaccacacctggctaaaatttttgtatttttagtagagacagagtttcaccatgttggccaggctggtctcgaactcctgacttaaggtgatctacccacctcagcctcccaaagtgctgagattacaggcatgagccactgcgtccggccctGATTAATAGTCTTAGTATTTATGTCTAATACAGAAATCCTAACCTGCTTGGTGGTTAGGTTTCCAGTGAGCCCCTTGAAATTATATGAAGactttgcctgtgtgtgtgcatttttcaAGGGAGAAGTTGCATAGCTTTTACTAGTCTCAGAGAGATTTGGGACTAGAAAATGGATAAAACTATTAGTTCTTattgctgttttccatagtggctatctGAAGcttcatttcttcaaatattctaaCATTTTTTCTCCTGGTATCATTACCCCCTCCTGAGCAGCCAATTAAAAGTAACAGATGTAGGTTATTCTAATCTTTCAAAAAATCTTCTGTTAgtggaaatgagaaagaatatgCTGAGGAAGAAATAGGATTGAGAAAAGGATGCTTTAGGGGGCTTAACCATGTTTAGAAGTTGGAGCCTGTCGGGGATGGGGAAGATTCAAGAGAGGGAGAATGAATTGACAACATCTTGGAATACATGGAATGATGAGGTTGGATGAGCCTTAGGACGGTGTAAGAGATCTGTCCTTCCATAGTTTGGAAAACATCCAGCAGAAGCTGTAGTTGTTTGTGCCTATTTTCTCACCGTAGAGGATTGTGTTAGGTGTTAAGGAGGGAATGAGGGTGATGGTGCTCAGAGGGACAGTGTTAGGAAAGCCCCTATGGAGAATCAATTCATTCTCCCTCTTGAGTCTTTTTCTGTATTAGCTCCTTACCCCATAAAACTGATGTGTCAGAGGTCACTAGAGATCTCTTAAATCCCCTTATATTTCAGTTCCTACCTCACTAGTTTTCTGGAAATAACACATGTAAATCTTAACATCATGCTTGTATGTTAGACATTgcttaataagtatttttattaatgttgcATGACAGCTGTGAAAATAGAGCTGATAAATAGGTTATAGGAGAAAAGCCTTTGAGATTGAATGAGATTACCCAGGGAAAACGACTAAGAAAGGCCTGGACAAAAGGTAGCTTAAAGGggttctaagaaagaaaaaagaattaaaagagagaaacaaatggGGGAGGAGGTGGGTAGAAAGGAGATAATACTGTCCTGTTGCTAGTTAACTGTTGCCCGAACATGTGGTTAACTTTCGTACCTAGTCACCCTGCCTCCTGCTTTTCTCTTGGTCCTCTCTCTGGCTGGCTGAACCCCATTCTTCGTTGACAATTCAGCTTTTATATCTTATTACAGCTTTTCCTCATTCCTTTTGGCAGAATTTCTTACTTATCTGTGTCCTCATAGCACCTAATGTACACCTAGACAGTGTTTCTAAATGGAGTTGCAGACCCCTTTGAGAATAAACATGAAATGTGTGAATCTTCTTCctagaaaaatacacattttactcttttacaaataatttcagaGAACACCAGGGTTCCTTGAGGCCTGTTCCTTAGATCCCCAGATTAAGAACccctggcttttgtttgttttgctttaaagaattacttggccaggcacagtggctcatgcttataattctggcagtttgggagctgaggtgggaggatcccttgagcctgcgaggtcaaagttgcagtgggccatgattaagccactgcactctagcctgggagacagaacgagaccctgtctcaaaaatgaaaacccAGGGTTCTGggtagttaaaagaaaaattatttcaaccttatttatagttctttggctggggtgcagggacctaggggtggggggaggttAGACATTGTCCCAACAAATGCCCAAAGCTTTAAGCTGCCAGTTTTCCTATCTTTAATTCCATTAaagtgagaaaaatgtaaataatatctCTTTTTGCCATACTGTGTAATTACCAAAATAAGTAGCaattaaaattcttaacaaaaattggccagtgcgctggctcacacctctagttgtagcactttgagagggctgAAGTGAATTGACgaaaagattgcttgaggccaggagtttcagaccagccaaggcaacatgGCAGGACCCTGTCCCTACGAAAAAATTTAATTAGTTGGGCAGTGTGccactgtagtcctagctactcaggaggctgctgtgagctatgatcatgctccagcctgggcaacagagcaagattctgtctctttaaaaaaaaaataaaagggctgggcacggtggctcacacctgcaataccagcgctttgggaggccgagacaggtagatcacccaaggtcaggagttcgagaccagctgggccaacatgaaATTACCAAAAATTGTCTCATAAGCTTGACAAAAGTTTTTGTTAATTTGTGTCATAAAATTTTATCTCATAAGCTTGACAAAATGGACCATTTCAAAGAGAGTAGGAGGTATTAGAGGCCAGCTGATTAGCAGCAGGAAGTCATATGGGCTACTACCAAGTTTTTGCTTGTAAGAATAGAAAAGTGGCAGTTCCTACATGCAGTTTGAAATAACGGTGGCAGAATACAGGGTTTGGAGTCCAAGACAGTGCCTAAATTTTGAGCTCaagaagaaatggggaaagaaaaaagggaaacagtGGTAAGCCAAGAGGATGCTGAATTGCATTAGAATTGATGATAGAATAACCAATTTAAAATGTCTTGTAGATAAGATCTAGAAGGAACCTTTGGAAAGAAGTCTGAGCTACATAAAGTTATCAGCAACACAAATGTTAAAGTGGAgccatttaaagaaagaatagaagGGACCTGTGATTTTACTgactgttaaaaatgaaaataaaggagtCAGAGAAAGTAAAGATTGTGAGTCAGCAGGACTTTAATCTTATTTTCAAGTGGATTTATTGATTACTTTTCTTCTTACAGCCAAGTGCAAGATCTGTGAGTGGGCGTTTGAAAGTGAGCCACTATTTCTCCAGCATATGAAGGATACTCATAAGCCTGGAGAGATGCCTTATGTTTGCCAGGTATTGCCTTTTTCTCCAGGGAGTTTTAGCAGTTTTGCTCTCAGGCAGAACACAAAGAATCCACTACTGAACATTGCTGAATGCCTAATACATACACTTAGCTTAGGAACTCTGagtaggtactgaagaaatagTAAACACAGTTTGCCTTCAGGGTTTCCATGCAGGAGGAGGACATAAAAGAACAGGTCCACAAGTAGACTAGCCGGAGAACGTGCATATTCTAAGGGAGTGGCTGTCTCCTGAACGTGCTCTTTGGAAATTGATAGaaaagcctttatttttcttagttacaGAACATGGTTTGTTCTCAGACATTCCTGTCTCTTCCTATTTTTAAAGTAGTAGCCAAATCTATCACAAACATAGCCCAGCATTACaaagtcagaaaaataatttgatctCTATGCAATTGGGAAAAcgctttttttatttaaaaatttttgttccttttttttttttttttaaggcttctcagttgttcattcattcttaGCCTTATTTTCCCTCTTATGTGACTCAGGTGTGTCAATACCGCTCCTCACTCTACTCTGAGGTAGATGTTCATTTTCGGATGATTCATGAGGATACCCGGCATCTGCTCTGCCCTTATTGCCTGAAGGTCTTCAAAAATGGCAATGCATTCCAACAGCATTACATGAGGCACCAGGTACTAGGCACCAAGCAATTCCcgtattctgtttatttttttttttttaaacatggatgCTGGGGCCAGGGCTGAGCTAGGCAAATAATTTGGGCAGAGATAATATGCATATGTTTGCAAAAATTTATTGAACTCACTTATGTGCCATGTAGTGGTCTAGATGCCAGAGATTTAGTGGTAAACAAGGCAAACAATGAGGCATAAAGAGTACTAGGTTAGGGGAAGTATAggctacaggtattgatcgacttacaacctatgcaacttacgactcttcgactttacgaccacaatcgctagccacgactgctccgcgtctggcagcgcaaacgttgcccagctaggcgtacgacagtgtggaccagcttctggcagcactaccatctccttgtgcaccatttcaactgtacatatagcctactcaacttacgaccaaatcgtgttacgacagTTCCGTGGGCCCGACtatggtcataagtcgagcactacctgtatAGAAAATCACATAGCTATTCTGGGTGCCTAGTAAGGCTTCCAGAAAGCAGTGTTGTTCAATACCTGAGGGATGAAGAAGAATGAGCCAGATGAAATAAGACGGAGAACAGTGTGCCCAAGGCACAAAGCAAGATTATGGAGGTTCAGGAAATTGAGAGAGGTGCAGGATACTAGGTATAAGAGACAGAGGGGTTGGAAGTTAGGCAGGGACAGGCCATAAAGGACCTTTTAGCCATGAAAAGAAGCCATTGGGAAGCCATTAAAGGGGTTTTAAGCCCTGGAGTGATGTGTTTGGATTTACTTTTAGTTAAGATTTTATACTGCCTGCACTGTGGAGAGTGGATTAAAGGAGATGAAGACTACAGTCAGGGAAACTAACTAGAAGACTTTTTTCAGTAGTTTAAGTGAGATATGGTAGTGGCTATTGgcttttgaaatgaagaaaaagagggtAAAGTTTAGAGGTATTCAAACTGTGATATTTATGATGTAGAGATGGATTAGGTCAAGGTAGCAATGGAATAGTTAAGAACAGTGCCTAAGATTCGGTCTTGGGCAATTGGGTGAATGAGGGAACTGTTTGCTGAGctagaaaaaatagagaaagtatATTTGTGAGTGAGGGGATCATGAGTTTGGGTATTGTGAGTTAGCAGTAGGATGTGAAGTGTAGCTGTTAGATAATAGATCTGAAGTCCAGGAGAGAACTCTGGGTTGTAGAAAACATATTTAGGAATCAGCGTTATATAAATCCTGTAGATTTTAAACTTAAATGCCATGGGCCCTCCAACCCTGTTGAAAATAAGAGAAGGCTTAGGATATTTGAAGTCTCTTATTCTTATCTATAAAGCAAGCACCATAGTACTAGGGGGAAAACCAGAAGACACTTGACATTAAGGAAACTGGGGAGAAGAAAGTGTTTTAAAGAAAAGGGTGTGATCAAAATGTCATATGTCACAGGAAGGTGTCAAACAAGATAGAGACTTAGAAACAGGCCTTTAATTTAGCAACATTGATGAGAGCCATTTTATTGGTTGGTAGGGTGGAAGTCAGATTTCAACAGAACAAATCAATGAGAGGTAAAGAAAtgatgatatatttaaagaagTTTACTTATAAAAAGGGAGTATAAGGCTGGGCATTATGGCTTATGCCCAtcctctcagcactttgggaggccaaggcgggcgtgtcacctgaggacaggagtttgagaccagcctgactaacatgatgaaaccccgtctctacaaaaaatacaaaattagctgggcatggtacacatgcctgtaatcccagctactcaggaggctgaggcaggagaatcacttgaacccaggaggcggaggttgcagtgagccgagatcgcgccactgcactccaacctgggcaacaagagtgaaactccacctcaaaaaaaaggggTTGGGAagcgtaatcccagcactttgcggggctgaggcaggttgatcatggggtcaggagtttattgagaccagtctgcccaacatggtgaaaccccatctctactaaaaacaacaaaaattagctgggtgtggtggcgggcacctgtaatcctagctactcaggaggttgaggtaggagaattgtttgaaaccagaaggtggaggctacagtgagccgagattgcaccacagcactccagcctgggcaaaagagtgaaactgtctcaacaacaacaaaaacggaGGACCCAGGGTGGAAAATCCAGAGGAAGAAGTGGCAGAGAAttttttgaggccgggcgtggtggctcacacctgtaatcccagcactttgggaggctgaagtgggcaaatcgtgaggtcaggagtttgagaccagcctggccaacatggtgaaaccctgtctctgctaaaaatatagcCCGCATAGTGGCGGGCTACTCAgaatccagctactcagaaggctgaggcaggagaattgcttgaacccgggagggagaggttgcagtgagctgagattgcgctgtgctactgcacttcagcctgggtgacagagtgagactgtctcgaaaaaatttttttctgttgcttgtatttttttaatgagatgaaaAGGTatgactttgttttaaaatactgcaaGAAGAGAGCCACTAGAGGAGAATGAGAGGTATATAAGAGGATTCAAAATGGAGAGCAAGATGGGTGCATGTGTGCTTAATAGTCACACACATACGCACGCACCCCATTATGCTCATAGTCTCCTTTGCACAGTAGTGACTACTGATTGTCTACCACAAATGTGTTTCCAAATAGGGGCATGGAAGTTGCCTCTCTGCCGAAATTTGCAGAGCTTTGTTAACACCACTAAAGAAAATCCTAGACATAGGTCTTATTTTTGAAGGACTTGAATACTAGGCAGACTGAATCCTCAAAATGGTCTCACCAGGaggcatatgtgtatatactgaTGTATAAGTGGGAAAGCAGCAAAGTATAGACAAGTGTTGTCGTTTGtgttaaaaggagagaaagaagagggcctgaggtaggaggatcagttcAGCCCAAGAGGTacggagtccagcctgggcaacatggtgagacaacATCTCTACCAAATGTAAAGGGAAAAAagtgggggccaggcacagtggctcacgcctgtaatcccagcactttgggaggccaaaacaggtagatcacttgagcccaggagttgaagaccagcctgggcaacatggtgacacctcatctctacaaaaaatacaaaaagtagctgggcgtgctggcacgtgctgtagtcccagctacttgggaggctgtgaggttgaggctgcagtgagctgtgagcatgccactgcactccagcctgagcaacagagagagaccctgtcttcaaaaaaaaagtggggatgGGGGATGGCGAGGCAGGTAATGATTGGATATGAATGTATTTGTGATATAGTTATATGTATAGACTGCCCGTGAAAGCATGCTCAGGAAACTGGTAATAAGTTGTTTCTGTAGAAAGGGACTGATTGTCGGAGTTGAAGGCAAACTTGGAAgagtacagaaaaaaagtttgactTTTATTTACTGTGTAcattatctttctttaaaaaaagaagaatgtccAGGAGAATGTCTAATTGTCAGCAGTGTAAAGATATTATACAAATAGAGGTTACATCACCCATTCAAATTGCTAAAATAAGTCAGGAAAGGATGATTTGAGAATTTAGTCATCCTGGCCTAGAATCCATCTTTCTTTGGGATCATGGGAGGTGGTGATTCTCAATGATGGTAGGTTTTGTGGTCatgttgtatatttatttcttactctcTTAAATTATTAACAGAAAGGGGGGAAGAATGATATGGTTGGCATTGATCTGCTTACTTCTCGGAGATGTATTAGGAACCTTTAAGggattttgtctctttttacctCCCCTCTCCCACTTCAGAAGAGAAATGTTTATCACTGCAACAAATGCCGGCTGCAGTTTCTCTTTGCCAAGGACAAAATTGAACACAAGCTTCAACACCATAAAACCTTCCGTAAACCCAAGCAGCTGGAGGGCTTGAAACCAGGCACCAAGGTAAAGAGTTTGCCATTGTCTTTTATAGGCTCAGGGAGGGAGGAATAGAGATTTTTCAGTATTCTGAAATTTAGTGTGGGTGATGTCTCATTGTTCCTTCCCTTGACTCTCAGGTGACAATCCGGGCTTCCCGAGGGCAGCCAAGAACTGTTCCTGTATCCTCTAATGATACACCTCCCAGCGCCTTGCAGGAGGCAGCACCACTGGCCTCCTCAACGGACCCTCTGCCTGTCTTCCTTTATCCCCCTGTCCAGCGCAGCATCCAGAAGAGAGCTGTCAGGAAAATGTCAGCGCCTTCTTCTAAGTGCTGGGCGGGTGGGGCTGGGTGGGCAGGATTATTCCTGATACACAATGCGATCTGGTAGCTTTTTAGCACAATTTCTTGTCTGAAAATCCTACATTTTGGGGACCCCTGAGGCAGTAATGAGagttctccttttcttccctacAGGAGTGTCATGGGCCGGCAGACATGCCTGGAGTGCAGCTTCGAGATTCCAGACTTCCCTAATCATTTCCCTACTTACGTGCACTGCTCTCTGTGTCGCTATAGCACCTGCTGCTCTCGAGCTTATGCCAACCACATGATCAAGTAAGTTGTTTGAACCAATGTTTCAACTTGAgagttcagattctttttttttttttttttttttttttttggagacaggatcttgcttgctccccaggctggagtgcagtggtgcaattggtgcaatcttggctcactgcaacttctgcctcctgggttcaagtgattctcctgtctcagcctccctagtagctgggattacaggtgtgcaccaccacacctggctaatttttttttgcatttttagtagagacggggtttcaccatattggccaggttggtctcaaacccctgagctcaggtgatctacccgccttggtctcccaaagtgctggaggagccaccgtgcccggccctggccAGGTTCTTGAGcactcatttcattttcttccctgttCCTACTGTTTCTTCCTTCAACTCTTGGAACTATTCGTTCTTCTCTTCTAGCAGAGTGAGAggctttattttttggttttgatgGTCTGTGCTCTCATTTCATAGGACCTTGCTACTCAAGGACCAGCAGTGTTAGAAATGCTGACTCTCAGCCCCACCCTAAGCCTACTGAATCAGGATGTGAATTTTAATAGATCCTCAGGTGACGCGTGTGCACATTGAAGTTTAAGAAGCGCAGTGACAGGAAAACTGGCTTAGGTTGAGATTCGGATGCACTGAAGAAGATCTCTTTTGTTGGGGCCATTGTCACTGGCTGCTGATCTCTAGCTTAGCCAGCAGAACTCTATAACTCATACCACTTCTTTGTCTTTCTCAGCAATCATGTTCCACGGAAAAGCCCCAAGTATTtggctttgtttaaaaattctgtgaGGTAAGAAAAAAACTTACTGGAAGCATCttaatttttcaggttttttgttgttttgttttctttccttttttaaaaatgtttcaggtttttacattaaattcttttcattatttgGGAAGGTGGTTATGTgagttaattttagaaaaaagagaaatttgggaGGGCATTCCTTTTCTTAAGCCTCAAAGCTCAATAGTCTCAAGTGTCACTGCTGTATTTGTCTTACATATTCTCGATTCTCTCTTTCAGTGGAATCAAGCTGGCCTGTACTTCGTGTACCTTTGTTACCTCTGTGGGCGATGCTATGGCCAAGCATTTGGTATTCAACCCCTCTCACAGATCCAGCAGCATCCTGCCACGGGGTATGTAGGAGGGATGGGATTAGCTGagcaagaggaggaaaaaaagatatgAGGCGTACTGTATGCATCAGGAGCATGCCTGTCTGGCCTCACCCATTCACTCTTGAGATGCGCTATACCAAATTAGAAACCTTCCAACCTGAAGTTTACGTAAGACTGGGAAGGTTGGTCACTGTGAACGGCACATTTGTATGTAGTAGGTTGAAATCCCAGGGCACTGTCTTTGGAGAGCTTATTTCTTCACTGagctaactttttttattgtttcattttccgTAGGACTCACTTGGATAGCTCACTCAAGGTAACAAAAACTCTCACCTCACAATTTCTGGTTTGCAGTGTGTGTCATATTATTATTTCAGTTCCCTGGTTGAACTGAGATTTATCCTCTTCTCTTTGCTCCTCACCCATTTAGGCATGGCCAGACTCGTGACCGCGTGCATGACCGGAACGTGAAGAATATGCACccgcctccttccttccccactaACAAAGCTGCCGCTGTGAAGTCTGTGGGGGCTGCCCCAGCCGAGCCTGAAGAGCCACCAACTCCCTTGGCCCCAGCACTCCCATCGCCAGCCTCAACTGCGACCCCACCACCAACCCCGACTCACTCACAGCCTTCAGCCCTTCCACCCTTAGCTACAGAAGGAGCCGAATGTCTGAATGTTGATGATCAGGACGGAGGGAGCCCAGTCACCCAGGAACCTGAGCCAGCATCAGgcggtggtggtagtggtggagtTGGCAAAAAGGAGCAGTTGTCTGTGAAGAAGCTTCGAGTAGTACTGTTTGCTCTATGCTGCAATACAGAACAGGCAGCTGAACACTTCCGAAATCCCCAGCGACGTATTCGGCGTTGGCTTCGACGTTTCCAGGCCTCCCAGGGGGAGAATCTAGAGGGCAAATATCTGAGCTTTGAGGCAGAAGAGAAACTGGCTGAGTGGGTGCTAACTCAGCGAGAACAACAGCTACCTGTAAATGAGGAGACCTTGTTCCAGAAGGCCACCAAGATAGGACGTTCTTTGGAAGGGGGGTTTAAGATCTCCTATGAGTGGGCTGTGCGTTTCATGCTGCGGCACCACCTGACTCCCCATGCCCGGCGGGCTGTGGCCCACACCCTACCTAAGGACGTGGCAGAGAATGCAGGACTCTTCATTGAATTTGTGCAACGGCAGATTCACAACCAGGACTTACCCTTGTCTATGATTGTGGCTATCGATGAGATCTCCTTGTTCTTGGATACAGAGGTGCTGAGCAGTGACGACCGAAAGGAGAATGCCCTGCAGACAGTGGGCACAGGGGAACCTTGGTGTGATGTAGTCCTGGCCATTCTGGCAGATGGCACTGTCCTGCCCACCCTGGTTTTCTACAGAGGGCAGATGGATCAGCCTGCTAATATGCCAGACTCCATTTTGCTAGAGGCAAAGGAGAGTGGTTACAGTGATGATGAGATCATGGAGCTATGGTCAACTCGAGTGTGGCAGAAGCACACAGCTTGCCAGCGCAGCAAAGGCATGCTTGTGATGGACTGTCATCGCGCTCACTTGTCAGAAGAGGTGCTGGCTATGCTTAGTGCCTCTAGCACTTTGCCTGCAGTGGTCCCAGCAGGCTGTAGCTCCAAAATCCAGCCATTAGATGTATGCATCAAAAGAACTGTCAAGAACTTCCTGCATAAAAAGTGGAAGGAGCAGGCCCGGGAAATGGCAGATACTGCATGTGATTCTGATGTCCTGCTTCAGCTGGTGCTTGTCTGGCTGGGTGAAGTGCTAGGTGTCATTGGGGACTGTCCAGAGCTAGTTCAGCGCTCCTTCCTGGTGGCTAGTGTTCTTCCTGGCCCCGATGGCAACATTAACTCACCTACAAGAAATGCTGACATGCAGGAGGAGTTAATTGCCTCCCTAGAGGAGCAGCTGAAGCTGAGTGGGGAACATTCTGAGTCTTCCACTCCACGACCCAGATCATCTCCTGAAGAGACAATTGAGCCTGAAAGCCTTCACCAGCTCTTTGAGGGTGAAAGTGAGACCGAATCTTTCTAT
Protein-coding sequences here:
- the POGZ gene encoding pogo transposable element with ZNF domain isoform X2, with amino-acid sequence MGRMADTDLFMECEEEELEPWQKISDVIEDSVVEDYNSVDKTTTVSVSQQPVSAPVPIAAHASVAGHLSTSTTVSSSGAQNSDSTKKTLVTLIANNNAGNPLVQQGGQPLILTQNPAPGLGTMVTQPVLRPVQVMQNANHVTSSPVASQPIFITTQGFPVRNVRPVQNAMNQVGIVLNVQQGQTVRPITLVPAPGTQFVKPTVGVPQVFSQMTPVRPGSTMPVRPTTNTFTTVIPATLTIRSTVPQSQSQQTKSTPSTSTTPTATQPTSLGQLAVQSPGQSNQTTNPKLAPSFPSPPAVSIASFVTVKRPGVTGENSNEVAKLVNTLNTIPSLGQSPGPVVVSNNSSAHGSQRTSGPESSMKVTSSIPVFDLQDGGRKICPRCNAQFRVTEALRGHMCYCCPEMVEYQKKGKSLDSEPSVPSAAKPPSPEKTAPVASTPSSTPIPALSPPTKVPEPNENVGDAVQTKLIMLVDDFYYGRDGGKVAQLTNFPKVATSFRCPHCTKRLKNNIRFMNHMKHHVELDQQNGEVDGHTICQHCYRQFSTPFQLQCHLENVHSPYESTTKCKICEWAFESEPLFLQHMKDTHKPGEMPYVCQVCQYRSSLYSEVDVHFRMIHEDTRHLLCPYCLKVFKNGNAFQQHYMRHQKRNVYHCNKCRLQFLFAKDKIEHKLQHHKTFRKPKQLEGLKPGTKVTIRASRGQPRTVPVSSNDTPPSALQEAAPLASSTDPLPVFLYPPVQRSIQKRAVRKMSVMGRQTCLECSFEIPDFPNHFPTYVHCSLCRYSTCCSRAYANHMINNHVPRKSPKYLALFKNSVSGIKLACTSCTFVTSVGDAMAKHLVFNPSHRSSSILPRGLTWIAHSRHGQTRDRVHDRNVKNMHPPPSFPTNKAAAVKSVGAAPAEPEEPPTPLAPALPSPASTATPPPTPTHSQPSALPPLATEGAECLNVDDQDGGSPVTQEPEPASGGGGSGGVGKKEQLSVKKLRVVLFALCCNTEQAAEHFRNPQRRIRRWLRRFQASQGENLEGKYLSFEAEEKLAEWVLTQREQQLPVNEETLFQKATKIGRSLEGGFKISYEWAVRFMLRHHLTPHARRAVAHTLPKDVAENAGLFIEFVQRQIHNQDLPLSMIVAIDEISLFLDTEVLSSDDRKENALQTVGTGEPWCDVVLAILADGTVLPTLVFYRGQMDQPANMPDSILLEAKESGYSDDEIMELWSTRVWQKHTACQRSKGMLVMDCHRAHLSEEVLAMLSASSTLPAVVPAGCSSKIQPLDVCIKRTVKNFLHKKWKEQAREMADTACDSDVLLQLVLVWLGEVLGVIGDCPELVQRSFLVASVLPGPDGNINSPTRNADMQEELIASLEEQLKLSGEHSESSTPRPRSSPEETIEPESLHQLFEGESETESFYGFEEADLDLMEI
- the POGZ gene encoding pogo transposable element with ZNF domain isoform X1, coding for MCGMADTDLFMECEEEELEPWQKISDVIEDSVVEDYNSVDKTTTVSVSQQPVSAPVPIAAHASVAGHLSTSTTVSSSGAQNSDSTKKTLVTLIANNNAGNPLVQQGGQPLILTQNPAPGLGTMVTQPVLRPVQVMQNANHVTSSPVASQPIFITTQGFPVRNVRPVQNAMNQVGIVLNVQQGQTVRPITLVPAPGTQFVKPTVGVPQVFSQMTPVRPGSTMPVRPTTNTFTTVIPATLTIRSTVPQSQSQQTKSTPSTSTTPTATQPTSLGQLAVQSPGQSNQTTNPKLAPSFPSPPAVSIASFVTVKRPGVTGENSNEVAKLVNTLNTIPSLGQSPGPVVVSNNSSAHGSQRTSGPESSMKVTSSIPVFDLQDGGRKICPRCNAQFRVTEALRGHMCYCCPEMVEYQKKGKSLDSEPSVPSAAKPPSPEKTAPVASTPSSTPIPALSPPTKVPEPNENVGDAVQTKLIMLVDDFYYGRDGGKVAQLTNFPKVATSFRCPHCTKRLKNNIRFMNHMKHHVELDQQNGEVDGHTICQHCYRQFSTPFQLQCHLENVHSPYESTTKCKICEWAFESEPLFLQHMKDTHKPGEMPYVCQVCQYRSSLYSEVDVHFRMIHEDTRHLLCPYCLKVFKNGNAFQQHYMRHQKRNVYHCNKCRLQFLFAKDKIEHKLQHHKTFRKPKQLEGLKPGTKVTIRASRGQPRTVPVSSNDTPPSALQEAAPLASSTDPLPVFLYPPVQRSIQKRAVRKMSVMGRQTCLECSFEIPDFPNHFPTYVHCSLCRYSTCCSRAYANHMINNHVPRKSPKYLALFKNSVSGIKLACTSCTFVTSVGDAMAKHLVFNPSHRSSSILPRGLTWIAHSRHGQTRDRVHDRNVKNMHPPPSFPTNKAAAVKSVGAAPAEPEEPPTPLAPALPSPASTATPPPTPTHSQPSALPPLATEGAECLNVDDQDGGSPVTQEPEPASGGGGSGGVGKKEQLSVKKLRVVLFALCCNTEQAAEHFRNPQRRIRRWLRRFQASQGENLEGKYLSFEAEEKLAEWVLTQREQQLPVNEETLFQKATKIGRSLEGGFKISYEWAVRFMLRHHLTPHARRAVAHTLPKDVAENAGLFIEFVQRQIHNQDLPLSMIVAIDEISLFLDTEVLSSDDRKENALQTVGTGEPWCDVVLAILADGTVLPTLVFYRGQMDQPANMPDSILLEAKESGYSDDEIMELWSTRVWQKHTACQRSKGMLVMDCHRAHLSEEVLAMLSASSTLPAVVPAGCSSKIQPLDVCIKRTVKNFLHKKWKEQAREMADTACDSDVLLQLVLVWLGEVLGVIGDCPELVQRSFLVASVLPGPDGNINSPTRNADMQEELIASLEEQLKLSGEHSESSTPRPRSSPEETIEPESLHQLFEGESETESFYGFEEADLDLMEI